The following are from one region of the Salvelinus fontinalis isolate EN_2023a chromosome 5, ASM2944872v1, whole genome shotgun sequence genome:
- the LOC129855633 gene encoding regulator of G-protein signaling 16-like isoform X2 produces the protein MVNFLQKPNWSLSSCKIGKTRPTLEECMRWKESFEKLLSNKHGLIAFTDFLVSEFSEENIAFYFACEDFRSTKSAAKLAAKAQRIYDEFICTDAPREVNIDHETRDITRANLKDPSTSCFDMAQHRIYLLMAKDCYPRFLRSPAYKDLISQLCAKCTSTSKKA, from the exons ATGGTCAACTTTCTGCAAAAACCCAACTGGAGTCTATCAAGCTGCAAAATAGGCAAAACTAGACCTACTCTGGAAGAATGCATGAGGTGGAAAGAGTCTTTCGAAAAGCTGCTGTCCAATAAAC ATGGACTGATAGCCTTCACAGATTTCCTGGTGTCAGAGTTCAGTGAGGAAAACATTGCGTTCTACTTTGCCTGTGAGGACTTCAGGAGCACTAAGTCTGCTGCCAAGCTGGCCGCCAAAGCCCAGAGAATCTATGATGAGTTCATCTGCACCGACGCACCCCGAGAG GTGAACATTGACCACGAGACTCGTGACATCACCAGGGCCAACCTGAAAGATCCATCTACTTCCTGTTTCGACATGGCCCAGCACAGGATCTATCTTCTCATGGCAAAGGACTGCTACCCTCGCTTCCTCCGTTCCCCGGCTTACAAAGACCTGATCAGCCAGCTCTGTGCCAAGTGCACATCCACCTCCAAGAAGGCGTGA
- the LOC129855633 gene encoding regulator of G-protein signaling 5-like isoform X1, producing MCKGLALSFTCLERAKELKSRMVNFLQKPNWSLSSCKIGKTRPTLEECMRWKESFEKLLSNKHGLIAFTDFLVSEFSEENIAFYFACEDFRSTKSAAKLAAKAQRIYDEFICTDAPREVNIDHETRDITRANLKDPSTSCFDMAQHRIYLLMAKDCYPRFLRSPAYKDLISQLCAKCTSTSKKA from the exons ATGTGCAAAGGACTAGCTCTGTCTTTCACCTGCCTAGAAAG GGCCAAGGAACTGAAATCAAGAATGGTCAACTTTCTGCAAAAACCCAACTGGAGTCTATCAAGCTGCAAAATAGGCAAAACTAGACCTACTCTGGAAGAATGCATGAGGTGGAAAGAGTCTTTCGAAAAGCTGCTGTCCAATAAAC ATGGACTGATAGCCTTCACAGATTTCCTGGTGTCAGAGTTCAGTGAGGAAAACATTGCGTTCTACTTTGCCTGTGAGGACTTCAGGAGCACTAAGTCTGCTGCCAAGCTGGCCGCCAAAGCCCAGAGAATCTATGATGAGTTCATCTGCACCGACGCACCCCGAGAG GTGAACATTGACCACGAGACTCGTGACATCACCAGGGCCAACCTGAAAGATCCATCTACTTCCTGTTTCGACATGGCCCAGCACAGGATCTATCTTCTCATGGCAAAGGACTGCTACCCTCGCTTCCTCCGTTCCCCGGCTTACAAAGACCTGATCAGCCAGCTCTGTGCCAAGTGCACATCCACCTCCAAGAAGGCGTGA